The genomic window CACCTGGAATGGCTGGAATCTGCCAGAGAAGCTGTTTTCAGGCAGGAAGGAGATGTTGCCGTCCAAGAAGAGGGGCACGATGTGGGCGACACTCTGGGAGGCTAAGCTAGGGGGTACACCTAGTGTCACCAAGGAGCCAGGGTTCGACAGGAGCCCTGGGGTTCCCGGGACTCACTGAGTCCAGGGACCAGAGCATGCTCATTCACACCTTCAACAGATACTAACTCAGCACATACTACATGCCAGGAACCATTCCTGTCCTGGGCCTTGGTGCTACGGTAGTGACCCAGCCAGATCAAATCCCTGTTCCCTTGGAGCTTATCATCTAGCAAGAGGACTCAGTGTATATGTCAAAAATGCTTCACAGGTGACTCTCATGCACACCCATCTGTAGCTAAGAACCACCAGTCCATGGCTCCCCAAACCCTCATCCACAGTCCATGGTGCTAAAAGACCCCTTCTTTCGTTGCCAATAAGACTTACAAAACAAATAACCGCCTTCACATTTACATCTGGGTGAGAGGACAGCTCAGAAGGAAACCATCTGCTACTTCTTCCCAAGAATGCTAGCCTCCCTGGGATCAAGTCGCATGCATGATTATACTCACTCAGGGCTCAAGTGAGTGGTGGCAGTGGCGATGACCGACGCCACAGTGGCCAAGACCTCATCCTCCAACAGGACTTTTTTCAGAACTGAGTGCTCCTTCTCTGCCAAATCaaaacacacacaggcacaggcCAGGACTGTGGCTCACACGATTAGGTCCTGTCCCCCTCGTGACTGGGCCTTGACTCTCGTTACAGCAGGAGCAGTTTGTAACGTGTCCTCTAGCAATGCTGTAGCCCTGGGAACCAGCAAGGCACCAGAAGCAGGAATGTCTAATGTGGGCCACAGAGAGTTCCCGAGAATTGCCTCTGACTAGACAAGAGTGGGAAATAAGACTAGCTAATAGGAATATTCTTAACATCAGAACTGTTAGTCTTTTCAAAAACTTAAAGGTAACGTGGATTTATCTTCGTGGCTCCTTTTACACAGCAGCtaccatacacacatacattactGTTGCTAAGCATTAcgaattaacttatttaatccttaccAACTACCCTGTGATACATAGGTATTACTCTCCATCTCCTTTGCACAAGTGAGGAAACGGAGCTTAGAAAGGCTAGATATCTTCACCTAAGCTAGCAGGgggtggcttccctagtggctcagacggtgaagactccgcctgcgatgtgggagacctgggttcgatccctggggaagggcatggcaacccactccagtattcttgcctagagaattcccatggacagaggagcctgacaggctacagtccatggggtcgcagagagtcggacatgattgagtgactaagcacataagtGAGCAAGTGGTAGAGTTGACCATGAGACCCAACCAGGTCTGCTAAACTCCAGAGCCTAATTCTAACTAATCTAATTACACAGCAACTGAAGGGGAGGGGGGGGAAGTGTGCATCCTTTTAAGTGTTGCTAACACTAGTAGATTTTGGTTCTCTCCAGAGGTCAGCTTGGCACCTTGTGATTAAAGTGAAATCTCATTATGTGGACACAGAATTCAAAAGACACCTCTGCTGGTGCAAAATGCAATACCAGCAAAACCCTGCAGGTGGCAGTGCTGTTCACCACAGTGGAAAGGCTGGGGTGAAAGGAGGCAAGGGTGAGAAGGGGAAAGTTACCTGGTGTGGAAGCCTGCACAGCCAAGGCAAGCAGGCAGGGTACAGCTGTCTGATGGAAGTACCAGCAGCTCTCGGGGTCGCGCTGGCATTTTTCTGCCACTTGCTGGAGGCTCTGACAGACAGCAATAACTTCAATGGTTCCTGGACTCATACTCCCTGTGTGGTGAGAAAGTTTTCCGTAAGGTTTTCTTAAAAGCACTCCCAGGTCTGTCAGATACGGGATATAGGGAGAATAATCAAAGGTAAGTATCTTATTTTGTTAATATAAAGAGCCAAGTCATTTTATCTAGGAGCGGAGATCTGCCCTGCCAGCTCTGCAACAGGAGCACTGATACACAGCGTGGGGGTGTGGGGAGCCACCCTCCTGCGCAGTCGGAGATCTATGTGTCAGTTATAACCATTCTCTTCGAAGCGGTTCTTCCGGATCTGCAGTTCTGCATCTGTGAACTCAACCAACTGCGATCATGTACTATAGTTTTTACCcagtgaaaaaaaatctgtgtgtgcTGTACAAACTTTCTTTGTTTAAGGGTCAAACATACATTCTCCTTTAGTTTTCAAAACAATCCCCTCAGCAGTatcatttcccccattttatagaggaggatGTGAAAGCTCAATAAATTAGCAGTGGTTTTTCCAGGGTCACAGTAAGTACAAAagtcagggatcaaagccaggccgTGCTCTGAATCCAGTGCTCTTTCCATTCTGTATCAGGTGCTGGATCATCCTCTGCTGAGTGGATCAACCACAAAGGGCGGGGCAGTACCGAGTGGGGAGCCTGGGGAACTCGAGGCCCACGGCGCGCAGGCTCCTAACAGCCACAGCTGTTGGCACTTGTGAGGAGCAGCGCTCCTCAGACTCCAGGGTGTGTCCAGTTTACCGGGAGATCctgctaaaatgcagattctgaccaGTGGGGCCTGAGATTGtgcgtttctttttttttcagctggAACACTGTTTAAGTCTACATAACGCCTTGTCTCACAGAGAAGAGAATACCGGAATAGGTTAGACTTTCTTTCTATAGCAAGCTCAAATTGTGTCAGACAGTTTTATCTGCTACAGAGTGCTGCTTGCATGAGATTCTGCATCTCTAATAAGCTCCCAGATCATGCCCATGCTCCTGGCTGATGAACTCTATTTTGAGTAGCACAGCCTTACAGTGGTGCTTTTCAATGGATTCCACACTGAAATCATCGAGGCATTCTTAGTAATCGTTGCCCAAACCCCACCCTCCTTAGAGACTGAATCGGTTGGACTGCATGGGGCCCAGGCAGTCAGCATTTTCCAGGTTCCTTCGTGACTCTTACTAGAGCCATCACTGGAACCGGTTTTAGACACATCAACTCCAAACCTGGCTGCAGCTCCCCTCCGGCCCAGCTGCTCAGAGACTGTGCCCTGTACTCACCTCTGTTCATCTGGCACAGATGCTGCAGCAGAAGAGGCAACGTCTCCTTGACGATGCTGGGATGTGTGGATATAGCTGATAAGGCTTGTAGACAGCGTGGATGCCGGGAGCACCTGGTGGGCCCATCCCCTCTAGCCAAATCTGACTCCTCTGAAAAGCAACCCAGGAGATCAGGTTTCACTGTGTGATGGCAAGCATGAAGGAGCCCCCCGCCCCAGCAACTTCCCTGGGAAGGAGCAAGCCACAGAAGATCAGAGACACGTACCTGTACACAGATCCTCAGCAAGCTTGGGCACTAGGTGGCTGCTGAAGGCCATGGGGTAGAGAGTGGCCAGGGTTCCTGATGCTTCCAGTGCTGCCACCCTGCTGGGGCACAGGGCAGGTGAGCATTAGCTGAGCTAGGTCCATGGCTCTCTTGCCTAGGCCTGCCATTAGGCAGATTCAGGAGCGTGGGCTTCTGAGACCACCTTTCTAAAAATGCAGGATTCAAGTACCTATACCACTAAGTTGGACAGGGCTTCTTAATGCCCCCCAAAAGAGAACATTCCTACAACAATCGCTCCAACCAGTTAGCAGCCAGAGCCAAGCACAGAGTCCATGTCCTCTGGGAAAGCCAAGGGTCAGGAGCACAGCGCCCTGGAACAGCTGGCTCTATCTTGCTGTCTTATGTTCTCACCAACTCTGGGaatcctcctccaggaagctcagTCTGTACAGGTGACCCACTGCTAGCTCCAAGTCCCCAGAAGATAGGAGATCTGTATTAGAAGGAGACATGAACCTCATCTTTCTTCCCCAGCAGCCACCACCATCCTTCCCAAATCATAATCCCAAATCCCAATTTGGGATCAAAGAAATCCAAAATCATACAGAATTGTGAGAACCAGGGAATAAAGACTGCTCTTTATTTAAGACAGAAAACCACAGCAAAGGGACCAAAAACTccaatcttttttctttcccttaagtGTACCTGGTTGAGCACCCAACACTGTGAGTGTACGAATGCCAACAAGCTGAAGCTGGGTGTTGGGGTCTGTCAGGGCCATGAACATCAGTGAGCACAGCTGGTCCTTGAAGCCACTCAGAGGTCTTTCATCTAGGGAGAGACAGAGTCCAGATTAGAGGGAAACCTCATTCAGCACTGATGCAAAGATAACTtggggcagattttttttttttggctgtgcagcatcgaacgtgggatcttagttccccaacccggCATCAAACCAAtgccccctgcagaggaagcatggagtcctaactactggatcaGGGAACTCCTGGGACAGATTTAAAGAATTTAATCCACTGGATATCCAGGAAGTacactaggaaaaaaaatgaacaggtcTCATTTCTTAAGTGTTCTCTTGTGCTACAACTTAAGAACAACAGGTCGGCTGTTCCAGGCTACTTCTCTGTAGCACTCCTGGCCTGCCCTCCTTTACAGGGCTACAGAGTTCAGCACCCCCCGGACAGCACATCTAGAAGACGGCCTCACCCTTGTCTTCATAGCTCCATTTCTGCTGCAGCTTCAAGAAACCCAGGATCATTTCAAGGATTGTCCTCCGCTGGTTGCTCTGTAATGTTTTAAGGGGCATGGGGGTCAAAGACTACCTTTTAATGGATTTCAGTCTTGCTACAATGGAAGTGGGGAGAATTATCGTTGTGCGTAAGAGTGTGAGGAAAAGAGTGAACAAGGGAACCAGCAGCAGCTAATGGGAGCTAATGGGAGCAAAACCCAAGATCTACTATATCTAGGCCCCAGCGCAACACAGCTTACTCCATGAGAGCCATCCTAGCCcagggtcccatcacttcctggaaaGATTCTGCTTCCTTACCTGACTGTGCTTGTGGAACTGTTCCAGCAGCAGAGGCAGCACGTTGCTGGTGACGTGGTCGCAGGCCCGGGCAGACGCGCCTGCAGCCGCCTGCAGCAGTTTGGCGCTAGGCCACACCAGTTTCATGTCCGGTTCGCACAGATGGTGCCTGCAGTCTAGAGAGGCAGCACATCACAGACCTGGGGAGTAGGCTGAATGTTGCCCGGTTCCCCTGCAGGTCACAGAAGCTGGAGGCTGAGCCCCAGGACTAGCAGTTATCACGTAAATTTCTTTCAATTCAAAGCAGGGCTCCAGTACGCAAATCACTGATCTTGGGGGCACTCGTGAAAGGTCACTGGCCTTTAAGAATTTCCCTCTGTTGTATGTACTCCCCTTTCTAGCTGCCATGCCCCATTACCCTGTAGAATGTTGCTAAGGAAGGAGTCAAGGAGGTCCTCAGCATCAGCCCTCAGCACAGAGCGAGACAAACACGCAGTCAGGGAGTTGAGGGCCGCCAGGCCCTCGGCCTCTACCCGCTCACTTGCCGTCTGGAACACCTGTCAGGGAGGGATCCCATGGCTACTGAGGTGAGCCTGCACCAGGTGAGACCCTACCCACCTGCTGCCTATTTCCTTTTTTGGGAGAGGGTGGTGAGAACCTTTAGGGCACAACAATGGAAATTAACCCTTCACGTGAGTTTCATCTCAATTGATGTATTCTCACTAAGTCCTTAGTCCCACTAGGATATTGATacacatcttttctttccttttcaattctgattgtgctgcacagcatgtgggatcttacttccccgacgagggattgaacccacaccccctgcactgaaagcatggagtcctaatcactggatcgccagggacgTCCCCACATACTTTTTTGAGAAACTGAATACCAACCTTGAGCGGTGGTTGTTGGGATCCCTTTCCCCAAGTCTCTTCCTCTCCCCCTCTGCTCAGAGTGACCTATGCCCTTTACCATGGAAGGACAGGAAGCGGGCACTATGGGAGACTGATCACGTCATCAGTAAGCAGCTGGCCCTACCCATATCATTCAACCAAAGTATGCCCCTTGGCTCTCCTGCTGAATAACCAGGCACAGCAACAGAGGGAAAAGGATAGGGCAGGTTATCTCCCCTCATGCCTGACCTGACAACTAGGAGTTAAGAGTAGTCAGTTTATCTAAGTGACACTCACCTCTCTGCGGATGGaagcccagaggctggggaggaagTCCTTTAGTTCTTTCTGTTCGTACACGGCACAGCAAGCATTCTGCCAGGGAGAGCAGAGGTTAACGGCTGTCTATACTCTCAGACTTCCTGGGACGTGCAGCCCCCTCAGCATAACTGCACCTGAAAGAGGTGGCTCTCAGCAGTAAAACCAGCAGGGTTTCATAGCCATCCTACCCAGACCACCGAAAAACAGGACCTCGTCCCAACTGATGGAAACAAGCACGAAGAGGGAGCCCCGGTTAGCCTTTCCTCAGCTGCCACTCTGTTACTACAGAACAGGACAAAACGCAGCTGCAGGCCGTAGGTCAACCTACAGGCCGAGACCCTGGGTATCCCTCTCCTGAGGCCCAGGGAACAGCTCCCCAGCTCTCTAAGAATCAGTCCATAATCCTGTAGCACTGCTAAATTGTCTAAAGACAGCTGGGTCCTCAAAAGAGAAGAATCACTCACCAGAGTCTGCAGAGAATCCAGCTTGGCACTCAGAATCTCAGAGTCCACTTTCTCAATCAGCAGGGGCAGCAGGAACtgtgggagagaaggaagaactGAGCACGAGATATGGCTGGTGCTGCAGCCTCACCCAGCCCACCATGTCCTCGCTGCCACCAGCCCCCAGGGTAGGTGCTACGTCACAGAGTTGCACTGAGTCAGGAGTTGTGACTGTAAACCAATCTCCCTCCCAAGCCATGGCCGGACCCCTAGTGACCTGAAAAGTGGGCTAGCTGGCAAAGCTAAAGAATCTCAAAACATAGTACCACATAGGGACTGGATGACTATCTTAAATGAAGAGATGGTAAAGTTTTCTACTTCGAAGGTCTGAAGACACTTGCAGAATGCCATACCCTAGAATGTATACTggatctttcttttcctccatgcCTTTAACTGTTCTTTCTTCAGACCCTTCTGAGGGCTGAGGCTACATGCCCCAACTCTGGCCAGACTCACCTCAGCAAAGCGTGGTGTGGAAGCCAGCACAGCTCGAAGACTCAGGATGAGATCTTCTCTCTGGATGCCATGGGGATCATTAGGTGGCTGCAAAAGGGAGAAGAGGCGGGGCCTTGTATCTCTCTCTAGACCATGCCTGGACACAGGACTGAACCTACCAACCCTGCAGAACAGGGTGAGATTTACTCCCAAATTTCCAGAAAAGTGGTACAAGGCCCCAGAAGGAAGACAGCTTGCTCTTTCGTGTTGTTCCTCGGGAAATTTCTGTCTGTTGGGCCTTTATTTTCTATCTAATCACGCAGTTTGCATCTGATCTATCATCTCACCACTCAGAGATAAGCACCCTTAACTTTCTGGTGCAACTTTCTTCTCTGTATATAGGGTATTATGACCATGTGATTGGTAGACACTGTttccctttaaaatatatatatagctttagaAACCGTGAATCTTTTGAACACATGGTTTGCCGTCTATTTTTTCACTTCATACATTAGGTGTATTTATTTCATGTTATTATTCTTTCATAGCATTTGTTTTACTGGCTGATTCATTGTGTGGTTGAGCCACAATTTATTTGGATAATCTCCTTTTGACAGACAATTCTATTTTTCCACCCTTATAAAAAGCTGTAATTCTGGCAATATAAAAGCATTGATGATTTCTGTATCAAGAAGGCagactttttaattgaagtatacagTTGACttttaatattgtgttagtttcaggtgtacagcaaagtggttcagttatagacgtttatatatatcttttagattcttttccattataggttattataaggtattaaatatagttccctgttttatacagtaaacctttgttgtttatctattttatatatagtgatatgtatttgttaatcctgttcagttcatttcagtcgctaagtcgtgtccaactctttgcaaccccatggactgcagcacaccagacttccctgtctatcaccaactcctggagtttactcaaactcatgtccacagagtcggtgatgccatccaaccatctcatcttctgtcatccccttctcctcctgccttcaatctttcccagcatcagggtctttttcaatgactcagttctttgcatcaggtggccaaagtagttccagcttcagcatcagtccttccaatgaatatttaggactgatctcctttaggatggcctgtaCTCCTATACATCCTGTTAATCCTGTATTCCTGGTTTATTCCTCCCCAACCTCTTAAAACCCTCTGGTAACCGTAAAGTTTGtttcctatatctgtgagtccctttctgctttgtaaatgaattaatttgtattattttttagagtccacatataaatggTAACATAtaattgtctttctgtgtcttacttagtatgaaaatctctaggtcctcTACTttgttgcatgtatcttttcaaattagttttcatCATTTCCGGATATATACCAGAGGAGTGGGACTGCTGCATCATAAGGTAATTCCAtagttttccatagcagctgcccaatttacattcccaccaacagtgtaggagtgttccattttctccacaccctcttcagcatttattatctgtagacttcttgatgatggccattctgactaggggcttccctggtggttcagatggtaaagaatccgcctgcaatgtgggagacctgggtttgatccctgggttgggaagatcccctggagaagggaaaggctacccactccagtattctggcctggagaattccatggactgtatagtccatggggttgcaaagagtcggacacgactgagagacttccacttcacttcacttcattctgaatggtgtgaggtgataactcttTGTAgttgtaatttgcatttcttgaatAATTAGCAAAGTTaaggatcttttcatgtgcctattagcCATGTGTATGTCAAGAAGGCAGACTGAAAACATGGatcagattttccttttcttctttgaaacCCCACCAAAAATGCAGTAAggggattttctttcctttttttaagatataaagcTAAAGGGTGAATAGGACAAGAGATATTAGCAACAAAATTGTAAAAGCAgacagggaagaagaaaatgactTAGAGCCAAAACAACAGAATCCTCAGTAGGCTTGGGGAAAGCTTAGTAACTCTCCATATACACCACACAGTCTCCTCAAAAAGCTTTGCAACCAGCAGTACCAGATACCTTTGGAACTGGGAGTGGGGTTAGAGAAGCAGTCTGACCTCCCAGATTGCTTCTCAAGTCCTTCCTAGCTGCAGCAGAATCTTGGGGTTTAATTCTTGGAGAGGGTGAGACAGAGCTGAGACAAAAATGCAGTTGACGGCCTGGGTGCTGAATCAAAAGAGGTCtaagtgggaattccctggatgtccagtggttaggactcagcactttcactgccaaagtCCTGGACcgggaacaaagatcctgcaacCTGGGGGTTCCCAAATTGTCCATGTAAGCCTCTCTACAGGGAAGTTCATCCTCAATCAGCCCATTCTATGTGCTCAGAGCTCCCACTCAACTTTATAATCCTCACTCTGAAACATGTGCAAACTCCCAAGGATTACTAGATATCTGAAGAAAGCCTCTAATCTGGAAATAGAGAACaacataaattgaaaaaaaaacttgGACGAAACAAAGACCACACATGTGGGGAGAGTTTTCAAGAATGGTAAGAAAGTAATTCATTCATGGGTTAAATAAGAATagaatgctattaaaaaaaaaaattcaagaaattatCAAAAATGACAATAAAAGGCCCTGGGAAATTCAAAGCATGAGtgcagaaatgaaaaacaaaatcaaccGCTGGGAGACGTGCTGGTCCTGGACCTTTCTGCCCTCAGATCCCTTCCTCAGGCTGACCGCTGCAGGCCGCATTCTCCAGGTTCCCACAGTGGCCGAGGTTCAGTCAATGGGAAGCACTTGTAGATGAACGCAggtcagaaggaaaggaaagcccAGGGCATTTCTTCCCATCTCTGTTTGGTGGGCATGTTCACCACTGGCAGCATCTCCTCCTTGGCTCCAGGTCCCACTGAAGGCCTGTGTTTTGTCATACTTTCAGCCCCTGAGGTCCAGTAACATCAACTTTTCCCTTAGTCCCTCCAGCCTCAGGGTGGTAATGGTTTCCTGCTATTGACAGGTTGCCTCACTATCCCTTGTTTGGCTTCTCAGCTCTCCTATAACTTGTACAAACAATTTCCAgcattaaattatttgttttaaataccaAAGTGGTTTCTGTTTTTCATGCCTGGACTCTGACtgatagaaaagataaaaataaaattttcttataaaGTAACAAAAAGGTAAAGGaaggaaatatgaaagaaaaggtaaaagaCTGACAGGAGTTCCCAAAGGAAGGAGCAGAGAACTAACAGAGGGGAAGAAATCATCAATGAAAGAACACCAAGaaaatttcccaggccagaaggACATGAACTTCCAGACTGACAGGACCTACCGAGTACCCAATACAATGCATGAAAACAGACCTGTACTAAGGCACATCATTGTGAATTTTCAATATATTGGGGGGAAATAATCAACGCTTAAAAGCTTCcctaaaagaggggaaaaaagtgaacATAAAAGTcttgcaaagcagaaagaatTCAGACTTCTTCACAGCAACTGAAAATTAGAAGTAAATATAGTAATGCCTTCAATTTTATACCCATATTATCAATAAGTGTGAGCAAAGAATGAAGAGATTCtagatttataaaaatgaaaacattttatactCTTTTTACACCCATGGGAAGCTCATAAGGGATGAGCACCAccaaaatgaaggaataaatcaTAAAATGAGGAATACGTAAATACAAAAAATGGAGAGCTGATCCAAGAGAAAAGATAAAGGAATCCCTAGATGATGGGAAAGAAAGATTCAGTACTGACTCTGCATTAAGAGTAGGAAGCAACCAGCTAAGACTGTATGGCTAAGTTAAgactggtttttacatttttaaatggttgaaaaacaaatcaaataataTCTTGTGgcacatgaaaattatatgaaatgtgAATTCCCAAGttcataaatgtatttattgCAATACAGCCCCTGTACCACATTCCAGCGGCGAGGGCCATTTCTGTGCTAGAACAGCAGAGGTGAAGAGTTTCAATAGGGAACATAAGGCCCACAAAGTCTAAAACAGCAGCTATCTCGCCCTAACTTACACTGCTGTGATCTATGATGATGACGGCAAGTGGCCTATACAGATTGATAAGAccgtaaagaatatttttaacacAAATTTAACACTGAAAGCCAGGTGTCCCTATTTTAACTGACAAGAGCTTTCTGCTTCCCATAGACCACACTGTGGAAAAAAACACATAACTCTGctcaaataaaagaaattttccaGTTATTATCTATAAACTTGTTTTGCCTAGAACATCTCTGagaaaatatataagcagttGGGAGCAATGATTATCTCTGAAAGGAAAATGGTTGGTGGCAGTAAAGAGGCTTAATTCTCTAAATGTTGCATTGTGTTCACTGTactatctttcaaaaaaaaacaaaaattcttgcCCACCCTAAAATTTTAAGTGCACATATTCCTAAattttaggaatttatcctacTGTTACATCCGTAAACCCACATATGTGTGAAATGATACACGTACAGGCAGGGTATGTTAGGTGGCAGCATTGCTTATAACAGCAAAAGATTAGTAAAAACCTTTGTCCCATGGAGGACAAGTAAAATTAATTAGGTATTTCCACGCAAAGGAAAATCACAGTCATAAAGAACAAAGAGCTAATTTATATACTGTTATGGAACCCTCTCCAAGATATACTGCTAAGTGAAAACGCCAAACTATAGGAAAAATGTGTAAATCCACTACCATTTTTATGGGAAAAGGGAAGAGCATTTTTTAATACATGGATGAAAAAGCTCTGTAAGATACAGATGTAATTGATAAAACTGGTTGACAACTGAGAAATAAACTTGATGGTATGTAGATTTTTCACCTATTTGTACCTTTTGTATTTTGAATCCTGTGAATATATTATCTTTTCAAAACAAACACagaataaagaaagtaaaaacagaGAAATCTGGCAGCCTAACCAAGAGCTTTCAAGAGTTCAAAGGCTTAAATACTTCTGAGCAGAAATAGTGATACTGattacaaaagcaatgaaaagaatattagGAGAGAGGTGGTCCCAGCAACATGATGTCAGCTAAAATAAGCTGCTAAGAAATTCCCTATGGCAAAAATGGCTTTTTATCTTAAAGGCAGGGAAAGtcaatagtgaaagtcactcggtcatgtccaactcttggagaccccatgtaccatatatagtccatggaattctctaggccagaatacaggaatgggtagcctttcccttctccaggggatcttcccaacccagggatcgaacccaggcctcccgcattgcaggcggattctttaccagctgagccacaatggaatcttcccaacccaggaatcgaactggggtctcctgcattgcaggtagattctttaccgactgagctctGACGTAAATTTGATGTGTGTGGTataattcctttcatttcttccaaATTACAATGCTTTCATCTACATACCATGCATACCTATATAGTGCTGAGACCCTGAGTATTCAAAAAGAGAAGGTGAATCAAGACGCAGAGTGGGAGAAGGTCTGAGGGCATCAGAGAAAACACCTCCTGTACATGCTATGCTCAACTGTGTCTTCGTTTCTATTGCCTGAGATGTGCCCTCAGAATCCAGGATCATATGCTACACATCCTTCAGAAACCAACTGAAATCCTATTTTATCTGTGAGTCAGTTCCTGCCTACTCTAGCTCACACTCAACTCTGTCTTTGAACAACTGTAACACCACTTGTTTTGGTCCATAATCTCTTACTGTTACTTAAATGTTTCAGCTTTCAAGGACATGAATCATGTTCTACAATCCTGTAGTTCTAAGCACTAAGGACATTTTTAGGAAGTTTGTCTTTCCACTTCCCGGTTTACTGACAGGTTAAGTTCTTGAGGGCAGGGGTCATTTCTTTTGTTCACTGCTATACCCTCAGTGCCTAGAACT from Bubalus kerabau isolate K-KA32 ecotype Philippines breed swamp buffalo chromosome 22, PCC_UOA_SB_1v2, whole genome shotgun sequence includes these protein-coding regions:
- the MMS19 gene encoding MMS19 nucleotide excision repair protein homolog isoform X5, which translates into the protein MRAREEELKGLGADFTFGFIQVMDGEKDPRNLLVAFRIVYDLISRDYSLGPFVEELFEVTSCYFPIDFTPPPNDPHGIQREDLILSLRAVLASTPRFAEFLLPLLIEKVDSEILSAKLDSLQTLNACCAVYEQKELKDFLPSLWASIRREVFQTASERVEAEGLAALNSLTACLSRSVLRADAEDLLDSFLSNILQDCRHHLCEPDMKLVWPSAKLLQAAAGASARACDHVTSNVLPLLLEQFHKHSQSNQRRTILEMILGFLKLQQKWSYEDKDERPLSGFKDQLCSLMFMALTDPNTQLQLVGIRTLTVLGAQPDLLSSGDLELAVGHLYRLSFLEEDSQSCRVAALEASGTLATLYPMAFSSHLVPKLAEDLCTEESDLARGDGPTRCSRHPRCLQALSAISTHPSIVKETLPLLLQHLCQMNRGSMSPGTIEVIAVCQSLQQVAEKCQRDPESCWYFHQTAVPCLLALAVQASTPEKEHSVLKKVLLEDEVLATVASVIATATTHLSPDLASQSVAHIVPLFLDGNISFLPENSFSGRFQPFQDGSSGQRRLVALLMAFVCSLPRNVEIPQLNRLMGELLELSCCQSCPFSSTAAAKCFAGLLNKHPAGQQLDEFLQLAVDKVEAGLSSGPCRSQAFTLLLWVTKALVLRYHPLSSCLTERLMGLLSDPELGPAAADGFSLLMSDCTDVLTRAGHAEVRIMFRQRFFTDNVPALVRGFHAAPQDVKPNYLKGLSHVLNRLPKPVLLPELPTLLSLLLEALSCPDSVVQLSTLSCLQPLLLEAPQVMSLHVDTLVTKFLNLSASPSMAVRIAALQCMHALTRLPTPVLLPYKPQVIQALAKPLDDKKRLVRKEAVSARGEWFLLGSPGS